The following is a genomic window from Pedobacter sp. KBS0701.
GAATTGCTTTATGCAGATAAGTTTGATGTAATTTTAAAAAATTACGATCTGGCTACGGCTTGTGCTGAAGCAGAGCAGTTGGTAGGTGATTTCCTGAAGAAATAGTTTTCTTAAGAGCACAGAAATCTTTATATTTGATTGATGACTGATATTCAATTATATAGCCAAATATCTTCATTGCCTTCAGACCTGAAGAAGCAAGTGTCTGATTTTGTCTCATCCCTAAAGAAAAAATCGAAAGCCAGTAAAAAACTGAAAGAAAGACAATTTGGCTATGCCAAAGATTTCTTTAAAATGTTTGCCGATTTTGATGAACCATTAGAAGACTTTAAAGATTATATGTAATGCAATTTCTGTTAGATACGCATACATTTATTTGGTTTATAAATGGAGATTCATCTTTGCCAAATAAAATAATTGATGAAATCAAAAATCTAAAAAATCAATGTTTTATTAGCATTGCCAGTATTTGGGAGATTGCGATAAAATGCAAACTAAATAAGCTGTCTTTAAATGCAGACTTCGATAGGATTTTAGACTTTCTGGATCAGAATCAAATAGAAATATTGCCAATTTCATTCGATCATATTGTTAAGCTGAACGAATTAGATTTTCATCATCGTGATCCATTTGATCGGATTTTGAGTGCTCAAGGCATCTCAGAAAATTTAACCATTTTAACAAAAGACCAAAACTTTAGCTTTTATAAGACTAAAACACTTTGGTAAACTAATAATATAAATAAATCCGTCATTGCGAAATGAAGTGACGGGAAAAGCGCACAATAATGAAGCAATCTTTTTCGCAAAATAGATTGCTTTGGCTCCCTCAATCCAGCCTCTCAATGACGATCACAGATACTGAAAACCGCAAATATGAAAACTGGTCTTTTCTTCGGTTCATATAACCCAATCCACACCGGCCATTTAATTATTGCCAATTATATGGCCAACCACACAGCGCTTGATGAAGTTTGGCTGGTAGTTTCTCCACATAATCCACTAAAAGATAAAAGTGGTTTAACCAATATGTACGACCGCCTGGAAATGGCGAAACTGGCTACCGAAAATGCAGATCATATCCGCGTAAGTGATATTGAATTTGCATTGCCGCAGCCTTCATATACCATAGATACTTTAACTTATCTCCACGAAAAATATCCGGAAAAGGAATTTGTATTGATCATGGGTGCTGACAACCTCGTTTCATTTAAAAAATGGAAAAACTATGAGGTATTGCTAAAAAATTACCAGATTTATGTATACCCCCGCCCTGGGGCAGATGTTAGCGATTGGGAAAACCATCCGGCTATTACTTTTACTAATACCCCTTTAATGGAAATATCCTCCACTTTTATTCGCAAGGCGATAAAGGAGAAAAAAAACGTTCAGTTTTTCCTTCCGGATAAAGTAATCGATTTTATAGATGGCAAAGGGATGTACAGATAGCATCAATCTTTTCTTCCATAAATCAACAGGCTTACAACAAATTGTATTAAATCAATTACTTGGATTGGTTTTTGTTTAATTAGCCCTTAGATGATTAATTTAGCAGCTGATACAACAAAACACGTGAGAAGAAATTTATTTATACTTATTGCCCTCTGCGGTACTGCATTTTCTGTAAGTGCACAACAAAAAACCTATTTAGAATTACTGGCCAACCAACCGAAATGGGTGGATTCGGTTTTTAACAAACTTAACCGCCGAGAGCGTATTGCACAGCTATTTTTTGTGCGGGCGCATACCAATCTGGGAAAAAAATATACCGATTCCGTTGGTCAGGTGATTAAAAAAGAGCAATTGGGGGGAGTGATCTTTTTTCAGGGGGGGCCTGGTCGACAGGTTTTAGCCACCAATGCTTATCAAAAACTAAGCAGGGTGCCACTTATTATAGCAAACGATGGCGAATGGGGTTTGGGTATGCGGTTGGATAGTACCATTTCTTATCCTTATCAAATGACTTTAGGGGCCATTCAAAACAAAGAATTATTGTATAAAATGGGTCTTGAAGTGGCCAAAGATTACAAGCGCATGGGGATGCAGATGAATTTAGCTCCTGATGCGGATATCAATAACAACCCCAAAAACCCCGTAATCAATTACCGTTCTTTCGGCGAAAATAAATATAACGTAGCCACTAAAGTTGCCGCTTATATGAAAGGCATGCAGGATGGTGGTTTATTAACCACGTTGAAACATTTTCCTGGTCATGGCGATACTGATGTAGATTCGCACTACGATTTACCGCAACTTACTTTTTCAGCGACTCGCCTGGATACTTTAGAAATGTATCCTTTTAAAGAGCTGATTAAACAAGGTGCCTCAGGCGTGATGATTGCCCACATGAACATTCCATCTTTAGATGCTACACCAAACCTTCCTTCTACCTTATCAAAACCGATTGTTACGGGTATTTTAAAGCAGAAATTAGGCTTTAAAGGTTTGATTATCTCTGATGCGATGGATATGAAAGGCGTTGTAAAATATTTCAAAGATGGTGAAGCCGATTTAATGGGCATCATCGCAGGAAACGATATTATTGAGTTATCTGAAAACAGCGATAGAGCCATTAAACTGGTGCGTAAAGCGGTAAGACAAGATCGTGTGAGCATGGCCGAAATTGACCAAAGCGTGCGTAAGATCTTGACTGCAAAATATTGGGCAGGCTTAGCTAAACGCGATACGGTTGTAACCCAAGGTATTGTTGCAGGTGTAAACCGCAACTCGAGCAATGCATTGGTGCAGGAACTGGCCAATGCATCGGTAACGTTATTAAAAGGTAAAGATTATATCAAGCGACTCATCCCGATCAGAAGAACGGCCATTATCAGCATAGGCGTGCCATCGGTTACCACTTTTCAAAAAGAGGTTTCGAAAGGATATTATAACTCTGTTTATTATGTATTAGATAAGGACGCGACTGCCACACAGATTTCGAACATCGCCCGCGAAATCGGTGCATTTGATCAGGTGATTGTAGGTATTCATGATAGCAGATCACGTCCTGCAAATGGTATTCTCTTAAATTCAGGTGTAAAAAACTTTATTAAAGAGTTATCAGCCAAGAATGCAGTTTTTGCTTTATTTGCCAATCCTTATAACCTGGCTGGCTTATCGGGTTTAGAAAACAGCAAAGGCTTGATAGTAGCTTATCAAAAAGAAGATTTCATGCAGATTTCTGCGGCAGCTGTGATCAATAACAGGTTGGTACCAACAGGTAAATTACCGGTGAGCGTAGCACCATTTTATAAATTTGGTGAGGGGTTATAAAAGACCACAAAGGTACTAAGGCACAAGAATTAGTATTTTGTCATTCTGAGGGGTAATTATGTTATAAAAATCAATATTAGTGACGTATAATTGATTTCTTTTGCCATACAACACGGTCTGGCCTCGGCTCGCCGCCGTCGAAGGGCTCTTTCTTTTTGGCATCAAAAAGACCAGCGGAGCTAGCTTGAATGCCATTAAAAATATAAAACACATGAAAAAACAAAAAATGCCGGCTGAAAATTTTTCTTTTGAAGCCAGTTGTGCGGCCAGAACAGTGCAGCC
Proteins encoded in this region:
- a CDS encoding DUF2281 domain-containing protein, which translates into the protein MTDIQLYSQISSLPSDLKKQVSDFVSSLKKKSKASKKLKERQFGYAKDFFKMFADFDEPLEDFKDYM
- a CDS encoding type II toxin-antitoxin system VapC family toxin; its protein translation is MQFLLDTHTFIWFINGDSSLPNKIIDEIKNLKNQCFISIASIWEIAIKCKLNKLSLNADFDRILDFLDQNQIEILPISFDHIVKLNELDFHHRDPFDRILSAQGISENLTILTKDQNFSFYKTKTLW
- the nadD gene encoding nicotinate (nicotinamide) nucleotide adenylyltransferase — its product is MKTGLFFGSYNPIHTGHLIIANYMANHTALDEVWLVVSPHNPLKDKSGLTNMYDRLEMAKLATENADHIRVSDIEFALPQPSYTIDTLTYLHEKYPEKEFVLIMGADNLVSFKKWKNYEVLLKNYQIYVYPRPGADVSDWENHPAITFTNTPLMEISSTFIRKAIKEKKNVQFFLPDKVIDFIDGKGMYR
- a CDS encoding glycoside hydrolase family 3 protein: MINLAADTTKHVRRNLFILIALCGTAFSVSAQQKTYLELLANQPKWVDSVFNKLNRRERIAQLFFVRAHTNLGKKYTDSVGQVIKKEQLGGVIFFQGGPGRQVLATNAYQKLSRVPLIIANDGEWGLGMRLDSTISYPYQMTLGAIQNKELLYKMGLEVAKDYKRMGMQMNLAPDADINNNPKNPVINYRSFGENKYNVATKVAAYMKGMQDGGLLTTLKHFPGHGDTDVDSHYDLPQLTFSATRLDTLEMYPFKELIKQGASGVMIAHMNIPSLDATPNLPSTLSKPIVTGILKQKLGFKGLIISDAMDMKGVVKYFKDGEADLMGIIAGNDIIELSENSDRAIKLVRKAVRQDRVSMAEIDQSVRKILTAKYWAGLAKRDTVVTQGIVAGVNRNSSNALVQELANASVTLLKGKDYIKRLIPIRRTAIISIGVPSVTTFQKEVSKGYYNSVYYVLDKDATATQISNIAREIGAFDQVIVGIHDSRSRPANGILLNSGVKNFIKELSAKNAVFALFANPYNLAGLSGLENSKGLIVAYQKEDFMQISAAAVINNRLVPTGKLPVSVAPFYKFGEGL